Genomic segment of Carassius auratus strain Wakin unplaced genomic scaffold, ASM336829v1 scaf_tig00000127, whole genome shotgun sequence:
AGTTTATGAGATGCAGGGGCTCTAAATGGAGTAACTGGTTGTTTTTTTGAGGAGGCCATGCTGGTAAGTGTTTTTACTAGGGATGCGTAATATAGTGGTACCATAATGGTTGTTGGCTGATATttgagattttttacattttcgcAATTGGATATTTAACAGTACATGATAACTTTTACAGTTAGATTTACCTTTGTCGTCATCTAACACGTACTTAAAGTTTATCTTTGAAAAGACTTATAATGTAATAGCACCGCTAAATCTTTGTTTGTTAGATCGATCTTTGGCAAATCTCAAAGTGAATATCCATTCTGATACCATTTTGATACCatgcattataatgttgtgacaCCTAAATTACTTGtagcttttaaaatgaattatttttttttcttttgtatttatttagataatattttatatatttaaatattattatttaaaatagttttcgtCAGATAGCTGAAGTAGGGCTGGTCGATATAGGTCGATATCATATCAAAAATAtgatcacaatatatatatttttcatatcatTCAATATCGATATATATCACGATGTTCTTTTACCATTAATGGGGAAGGAAATACTTTCCACATGTTTggtagacaaaataaaaataaaaaattgcctattgaaattaatataaaatgttttttcatttatttatatagcacctttcaAACACCTTAAGGACACTTTATATAAGATAAATAACAGATAGTATACAACATATAAACAGCAGACGGAGGTGAAataatatgcaatacaaaagcATTGAACAGAAAATTTAGGCAAGCAATTCATTAAGAAACATTGTAAATGGGTGAGTTTTAAGAGCAGCTTTAAAGGTCTTGAGTGAAGAGATAACCCCGAGATCTTGTGGTagtttattccagagtttggcaGCGGAAATGCAAAAAATCATACCACCCACACTAGATTGACGGAATTTGGATACTGCAAGCAAATTTTCAGAGCTCGATCTCAAAGTACGAGCAGGGAGATAGGGGATAATTATTTCAGAAAGGTAAGAAGGACTCTTAAACCGAATATGATAAGTGACAGGGAGCCAATGTAATTGCTGTAAAACCGGAGTGATGTGGACAGATCTTTTGGTAAATGTAAGAACACGAGCAGATGAATTTTGGGTAATCTGCAAGCGATTAAGAACTTTGTTGCTTAGGCCATAAAACAAGTAATCTTGATGAAACGTAATAagcacaatttaaatttaaagattgGTTATAGGCAGACAATATTAAGAAGGTGAAAAACATAGGATTTGACCAGCGAGTTGAAGTGGGATTCAAAACGTAGACAAGAATGAAACATTATACCAAGATTGTGCATAGTGGAAGATGAATGGACTATAACTCTGTCAATGTCAATGGAGTAGTCAGGTTGGGAGGAGACAAGGGATCTAGGGccaactaactttttttttttcagtatttaactTTAAGAAATCTTGGGCCATCCATACTTTGAGatcatattttgattattaaGATTTAGCAGACTATAAAATAGTGATATAtttatgtcataatttcttcaagttaaaccagacttttattttgatgggttgtcATGAAGTTTTACTTTtcttactttttcatatttttaataaactgtttttttttcataaatgaaaTGGTATAAAGCTAGTGAAGTGACTCATGTTCATATTTAGAAACGCAGACATTGAATAAACAGTGTGCATcatgtgtgtttgagtttgtgtacACGCAAAACATCGCAGGATTTGCTGACTGgctgagtttatttcttctgtgtgATTAATGTGTTAGATTAATCCATGTAAAAAATGTCCAGAGCTTATCATCGTTATCAACATCAAATTTATGGCAATCTTGATATGATATCATATATCTCCCAGCACTAATCTGAGGCAGTTAACTTTTGATTGAAGTGTATGTTTCATGTCAATCTGCAAATTATGGTTGTTAGTTGCATTATAGTGTAAAGTAAATATGTTCTGTATAAGTtctgttgattttgtttttaaaacagtaaCAGCATGAAGGAATTCAATGGGTCTTCTGTGCATCTGAAAATAGACCTTCTTTTGAGCTGTTGGggaaaacattttgaaatctgATGGAATGGCAGACATTCCTCAGTCAGGTATCCCAGTATTCACTTCATGGATCGCAGAGATGTCAGATGCTTTTTCCAATGGCTTTCGCCGCCTCAGCCTAAACCGCGTTGTTGACTCTGAGGTGTCAGTGAAAGATGAGAGTTCAGAGGTGGAGCAGAACTTGATGGATGTTCATGGATCTGGAGTTGATCCACAGGAGAAGCTGGCGCTCCGAGATCAGGGCAGTAGGTTTGAATATGCCCTCTCGGTCGAACGTCTGACTCCCATCAGAGAAGAGACCGATGAGCTGGAGAGCAGGAGAAGTCTGCTGGCTTCACGGTGCTCTGATGCTGGTAAGATGTGGGTTAgtagttgttcaaatgaattggTTCATCTTCTTGGTCCTTTTTTGTTGAGACTGCTGTCCGTTCATTTAGTTTAGACATCACTGGTGGTTCTGTCCTTCTCTAAAACTTGTTGCATGTTTGCTGTGTAACTTTTTGTTACCTCTGTGAAAATAGTGACTGTTGGCTTCATAATTATAGTGTTAGTTAAGGtcctcattttttttcttctccttgcTACAGTAACTTTTAAAGCAGCCATGGCCATTTGTACTTAAAATGTGCATCCAGTGTCAGACAgttattttagctgtacaaaaataGTCGTTTATGCTATTTAATATTGCAACCTGGTAtttgttataaaattattattagttatcaTTGTAGTCATAATTACACTGGTTTAGCACAAATAACTTGCTGCTCACTGCACTCTACAAATGATTTTCCTATAGCAGCTAATGAATTGGAATTCTCGCACATTCGGTTTAGCTTTAGCTTtcagattattttaaattcttcATACTATATTTCCATTATTTGCAAAAGTTTCTGAGAAATTCTGTTGTTTGGAAAGATACTAaacacagatacacagacacTCATATGCAGGGTTTAACACGCAGCctcgtgtgtatgtgtgcgtttcTCTATGAATATTTAAGATAATCAGTAAACTGAGAACGCCCTCTCAAAATAAATAGGAGAGTCGTTAAATTTACACATGAATACGCTATGCTCACATACACacgttcactcacacacacacaaacacacacacacatttacaacaTTCAGTCATACACCGTCACAATATACTCACCTAAGATACTCTTAACATgcctgttaaaggaatagttcactcaaaaatgaaaattatgtcaacCCTGAATGAATAGCtgtttatgattttcttttttctttggaaaatgaaaaaagacattttaaagcatgttggtaaccaaacagttggtggtccccattgacttccctAGTATGAATAAtattactatggaagtcagtggggaccagcaaatattatttacaatatcttCATGTTTTCAGCAGAACaatgaaattcatacaggtttggaacagttcaagggtgagtaaatgatgacagaagtaaaatttttgggtgaactatacctttaaggtcTTAGAGATGGATATACACACTATacactacatacacacacatttcaaaaaaGAAAGTTAGCCAGTAAATGTTTGTAAATAATTTCCTATTTCTATATGGTGTTCGATAGAAATCTGCCTGGATGGCTGAGCTGGAAAGGTTCTGAAATTCACATTACAAtgaaaaatagaattaaaattaaatcaagatGGCATGTCTGTCACCTACTGTAGTAAATTAACGGttcatattgttgttgtttttaattctgATCCCTCTTTaaatcaaaactttttaaaatgttagcattttgaagaaatattaaatgcttttaatcttttgaatataaattattattattatttctaaataaactgATCTGATGTCTATTGTTCaatcatatttattcataatatagtaagttttcattcaaaatgttaaaatgtatattaatgtatGTAGAAATTAAAATTAACCACTGAAATGTAAtggttttaaataatgttttctctGACTCAGAGAGTTAAACCTGGTTCATCTTATGTTCCAAACAAAATGTCCATGAGTTGGACCCTATAAGGGCATTTGTTTTGAAGAGTTCTTTGCAGCGGTTATTTGTGAGCTGTTCTGTTTGGAATGGCACAGCTGCTATGATTGTTCTCCTTTCAGTTTCCCTGCGTAGAGATAATTTCTGTCATATGGAACGCACTCAGTGTGTACATTGAAGAAAAACAATTCACCATGAGGGACTGGTAGCCATGGCAACTTCCATACATAGCCACTTGGTCTAATTTGATGTCTGTAAGTGAATGATGTGGTGAAATGCAGTGAAATGAATGGAAGTACAACTATAATggatgacagagagagaaaaaagaggcCCAAAGACACTAATTGGCCACTCTCTTCTGTTTGATAATATGGTAGACATGCCTGTCTACACAGACtacattataattcaaaatgccTTCATGTCTGAGTCACCTAATGACAACGTCCAATGTCTTTCTATCTCACCTGATGGATTATGAAAAAAGGTTATTGTGGTCAGAGtagaagtgtttttatttttttaattattattattaatattggttCTTGTTAAGGCAGTTATCGCAATATAATTGTGTTTAATTGTATtgtgcaaggatgcattaaattgatcaaaggtgaaaagacttttacaatgttaaaaaatatatatttatatttcaaataaatatgcttttcttttgatttttttttttaaacctgaaaaaagtatcaaagtttaaatcataataatttacattttaaaatatatgctaatagaaaacagttatcttaaattgactttattacagttattactctatttttcaaacttttgaatgttggTTAGAGATTGTTACACACacatgaatgattcctcaaatTGTGTGACTTGTTGAGATGAGAtgttctttcagttttctgagcAGTCAGActtgattaatttaataaaatgggcAAATattcccatagacttgcattgaacaAAGAACCGGAGCTATTTCTAGGTATCAGAATGTCTTAAAGAAGGACTTTTTTTGTCcccatctgtgtgtgtgcagtgaataGTTCCGGTGATGATGGTGAGATTTCCAGCTTATCAAACAGCGATGAGGAGTTAGCAAAGCAGTTTGAGATCACTGTTTCCCGCTCACAAAGCTTCCGTTCGGGGGTTATGGAGCTCCACACCCAGAATGCACCAGGCCAACATCAAAAATTTAAACAGTTGGTGTCTGACCAGGAAGAAGGAAGCACAGATCCATCTGACTGTGAAGGTACACACCCACATTCTCtttgacatttatatataaacatgcataGCGTAGTTAAGCTTTACTGACATACATGTCACATATATGTCAAGCACACTGAATATTTCACTACACTTTGAAGCAGCTCCTTGCTGATCAATTGAGCTCAGAGCCATGGTTTAAAAAGAAAGACtgtactttaattaatttaattcattaaggTCATTCAGTTATTTCAAAAGCATTTCTACTTGAAGGGTTTGTGAGGGTGTTTTCATTGTGTGAGTGTGGAtgattgtgaataaaatattgtcTACGATTTTGTCATCAGAATaatgcaaaaaagtaaaaaataaaaaagcctttcaaaaaaaatctgactttggCTGACTGTTATTgatctttttttaacataaaaaattaaaattatctaAAACACTGtcaataaaaatctaattaattaactTTATGGTAAACCAGTGTTGATATTTTTAACTAAAAGTATTAAAAGTCATTAAAGTACTTTAAATAAAGgtgtaataaaacaaaataaatattatatggaAAACTTCAaaagaaagttttatttatttagccctgCAGACTAACTGAATTAAGCTGAAttactaaaactactaaactactactaattaaaacaataaaaaaggaattaaagtgacaaaaacacagaactaaaactaaataaaagaatTAAACCTTTAACTAAATTTATaatgactaaaataaaactgGTAAGCCAAAAACAAATCTGATACTGTGCTGACTAGTGGTTTGTGGAGTCCTTTTACTTtgataatatctttttttataggaatgatatttaacaaatgagatgtatttaatattttcttgtttCCTTTTAGAGAGCAGTACGATTACATAGAGATTGATTGCTTAGATTGATTCTGTTTTGAGAGTTCTAAGACAACCCAGGAATGAGAACCGATGAATTTAATGAATTTTCAAAACATTCAATCtgataatgttaaataaaactgCATATTAATTATTAGAACACTGACTTTATTGCCTCAGGCTAAATGCTAAAGCTAACCAATGTTCCAGGAGATGCAATACgccttttataaatatttataaatgtgctGCTTGTCACGCACTATTAATTCCCCTAATGCTCTGTACATCGCAATTAGACATAGCTCCACTAAAACAGCTTCCAGTTGGTTGCTTATGTCAAAATGTTCTTGTTGTATGGAGTTATAATTCTCATAATGTTCATCACAGCATCAGTTGCCATGGAAAAGCGTCTTTTCGGTTGCTGTGGTAACAAAGTAACTGGCCCTTTCTGCAGTTAATTGGTCACTGCTGCTGAGTAGAACAGTTCGTAACCTGAAAGAGATTTCATTCAGTGAAATTCATAGAGTCACGTAGGACATGCACTTAAAGCCGTAAATTACAATCATTGTCATCTGCTCCGGAGAGCCTGATTGGTCAAGGGAGCCTGTCCTGCAATTATGACATCTGTCAGAGTGTCTGTAAAACTTCATTTGTTAAACATTcagggaaagtgtgtgtgtgtgtgagagagagagagctgttaaTCTTGTCTTCATTTCTCTATTCAAAATCTACTACTTAATTGTTCTTTCTAAATAACATCGTCTGTTTATTTGAATTACTCAATGGAATAAAAAATTGACAAATGAGATCTCTATAATCGCTCAGTTGTTTCTCATAAACTGCAGTGAGATTAAATGGAGACTTTTGCTTCTTAGATTGTTCCCCTGACATCGATCTCCTTTAGTGTTTCAGCAGAGATCTTAAAGATGTCTCAAACTGTGATCAGAATTGCCAAGAAGTCAGCAATGAAAAcactgtttctatttttatttatgccgagggattttaggagaaacatctgaattgTTCTGAGCAACAATCATATAAACTAATTCTCTCATTCTTTTCATGTAGAAGCTGAGAGAAACAGTGTGCAGAGTTTTCAGGATCCCCTCTCATCTAGGCGACGTGTAGGGTCTGAGACGAGAGACCCGCTGTCACAGAGTCCTCTTTCTGAGGACCGGGCGCTTACTGACCCCCTCTCTCTGATGGCAGAGCAGATATCTGTGGGCTCCCAGGACACAGGGGACAGTCTGGAAGCTCTACCCAGGGATGAGCGCAGTCGTCTGGGCAGTGTGGGGCGGCAGACTCCACAAAGGAGTCTGGCAGTCGACAATCATGGTTACGACAACAGTGTGGCTACGGATAGTACACCCACATGGAGTCCTgaggtgtgtgtgcttgtgtgcagAAGAGCCAGATCTTTTCTTATCATTCTGTAAAGACGACGTTTAAAAGTGTGTGGTCAGTAAGAATTgtctttttaaagatattaatacttttattcagcagggatgatcaaaagtgacatttacaaagtcagatttctatttcaaacaaatgctttttGAACTTTATCTTCATCAAATAAccctgaaaaatatattttagaaaaaagatAAAGTTAAGCAGTTAAACTGTTTTAACAACTGTTTGATAgcacaaaatgtttcttgaacaccaaatcagcatattagaatgatttctgaaggatcatgtgacattgaataCTGAAGTAACGGCTTCtatattttacaacaaaacaaaattaaaacagaaaacagttatgttgaaataatatttagcaGTATTAaggtttttgctgtattttgatcatccaaatgcagccttgttaagTATTAGTGGTTTCTTTCAaagacattaatacattttgatgaCCTCCCCTTTATGAATCAAAACGTATAATACAAAAATTTagaattttataaaatgatagaaattttagtacattttaactgttgtgtattattactattatgtgTTACACCATGTTTTATCTTTTCCGTTCATAATTAGATCATCTAAATTTCTCTCCACATCTCAAAGTGTTATGAGAACtacattttaatgaatattaatgagtcGTCTGTGCTCTATGGCACTCATAGCTGTTGCTAATGGAAACACcttgtgtttatgtatatgttttgCACCATAAAATCATCCTCATTCATTTGAAGAGACATGGGGAGGTTGTGTGTGAACGTGTGTTTAggtctgtatgtttacattcagtgagtgtttgtgtttacatatGCAAATGAGGATTTCCTTTCTCTATCAGCATGAACAATCTCCATCCCACCCTCTGAGCACTTCTCCTCGTGGGCATATCTCAAAATGTGGTGACCTCACACTTGCCCTCGACTACCGGGCTGAATCCCACAGGCTCCTGGTCACAGTGATAATGGCCCAAGGCATTCCAGACAAGGCACGGAGCGGCATGGACTCCTGGCTGGTGCACGTGGTGCTGTTACCTGGGAAACGACAGCGGCACAAGACGGCCGTACAGAAAGGCTCCATGCCCAGGTTTGAGGAGACATTCCGGTTCTCACATCTAGAACTGGGGGACCTGGGTTCCTCTGCACTCCGGTTCCGCCTGTATGCACTGGGGA
This window contains:
- the LOC113068809 gene encoding synaptotagmin-16-like isoform X1, translated to MADIPQSGIPVFTSWIAEMSDAFSNGFRRLSLNRVVDSEVSVKDESSEVEQNLMDVHGSGVDPQEKLALRDQGSRFEYALSVERLTPIREETDELESRRSLLASRCSDAVNSSGDDGEISSLSNSDEELAKQFEITVSRSQSFRSGVMELHTQNAPGQHQKFKQLVSDQEEGSTDPSDCEEAERNSVQSFQDPLSSRRRVGSETRDPLSQSPLSEDRALTDPLSLMAEQISVGSQDTGDSLEALPRDERSRLGSVGRQTPQRSLAVDNHGYDNSVATDSTPTWSPEHEQSPSHPLSTSPRGHISKCGDLTLALDYRAESHRLLVTVIMAQGIPDKARSGMDSWLVHVVLLPGKRQRHKTAVQKGSMPRFEETFRFSHLELGDLGSSALRFRLYALGKMNKERMMGEAMYRLSRLTQIGRFQITLVLEPRSNLKTGDSPVSLGAQSDSASSTHSVSHGGNPELLLGLSYNATTGRLSVEIIKGSHFRNFTLNRPPDTFGKLTLLNSVGQEISRCKTSIRRSQPNPVFKETFVFQVALFQLSDVTLMVSIYNRRNIKRKEMIGWVALGQNSSGEEELLHWQDMKESGNQQVCRWHTLLEA
- the LOC113068809 gene encoding synaptotagmin-16-like isoform X2, coding for MASDITPEAVGFLSVVGIFVILLAILFLFISKKLCFAHVGGLPCLEQYSRHKRRDRSGIHQGLVNSSGDDGEISSLSNSDEELAKQFEITVSRSQSFRSGVMELHTQNAPGQHQKFKQLVSDQEEGSTDPSDCEEAERNSVQSFQDPLSSRRRVGSETRDPLSQSPLSEDRALTDPLSLMAEQISVGSQDTGDSLEALPRDERSRLGSVGRQTPQRSLAVDNHGYDNSVATDSTPTWSPEHEQSPSHPLSTSPRGHISKCGDLTLALDYRAESHRLLVTVIMAQGIPDKARSGMDSWLVHVVLLPGKRQRHKTAVQKGSMPRFEETFRFSHLELGDLGSSALRFRLYALGKMNKERMMGEAMYRLSRLTQIGRFQITLVLEPRSNLKTGDSPVSLGAQSDSASSTHSVSHGGNPELLLGLSYNATTGRLSVEIIKGSHFRNFTLNRPPDTFGKLTLLNSVGQEISRCKTSIRRSQPNPVFKETFVFQVALFQLSDVTLMVSIYNRRNIKRKEMIGWVALGQNSSGEEELLHWQDMKESGNQQVCRWHTLLEA